A genome region from Sphingobium sp. WTD-1 includes the following:
- a CDS encoding excalibur calcium-binding domain-containing protein: MAYDRGTSAADLDAQQPAGGSASLPASHPVASAGSSWSYPNCGAARAAGAAPLYIGQPGYGPHMDGDGDGIACEPYHGR, from the coding sequence ATGGCTTATGACCGAGGCACTAGCGCGGCCGATCTCGATGCCCAGCAGCCAGCAGGCGGATCAGCGAGTCTTCCGGCCTCTCATCCCGTCGCATCAGCAGGTTCATCCTGGTCATACCCGAACTGCGGAGCCGCCAGGGCTGCCGGTGCCGCGCCGTTATATATCGGGCAGCCCGGCTACGGCCCCCATATGGACGGTGACGGCGATGGCATCGCCTGCGAACCATATCACGGCCGTTGA
- a CDS encoding oligopeptide transporter, OPT family, whose amino-acid sequence MTTDSAKAVPMAELTLRGVILGALITLLFTAANVYLGLKIGLTFATSIPAAVISMAVLRLFATGTILENNIVQTIASAAGTLSAIIFVLPGLVIIGWWQGFPYWLSACTIALGGILGVMYSVPLRRALVTGSDLPYPEGVAAAEVLKVGAGSREGLEENKRGLAAIVMSSIAAAGFSIIAKTKILAEEAATFFKLGAGASSVSTSFSMALIGVGHLVGISVGAAMFVGLLISWVGIVPYLTSPLPAGADLADLVGTTFRMKARFIGAGTIGIAAIWTLLKILGPIISGIRSALNAAKVRKSGDAGTLDITERDLPIGIVFGTILASLVPIAVLLWIFAQGGPIAANPVPIIGLTLAYILVAGIVIASVCGYMAGLIGASNSPISGVGILAVLGASLILAAIYGSGHPEQSQALIAYALFTTAIVFGVATISNDNLQDLKTGQLVGATPWKQQIALVLGVLFGALVIPPVLDLLNSAFGFAGAPGAKATALPAPQAALISALAKGVLGGDLDWGLIGFGAGIGVVVVALDELLGKTGKMRLPPLAVGMGIYLPMALTLLIPVGAVIGHFYNRWSLRQANPEFAERMGVLMATGFIVGESLFGVAFAGIVASTDSDAPLALVAESHWTVPLSVLVFAGVIAALYARLRHWATAPL is encoded by the coding sequence GTGACAACCGATTCGGCCAAGGCCGTGCCGATGGCGGAGCTGACGCTACGCGGCGTCATATTGGGCGCGCTCATCACCCTGCTGTTCACCGCCGCGAACGTCTATCTGGGCCTCAAGATCGGCCTGACCTTCGCCACCTCGATTCCCGCCGCCGTCATTTCCATGGCGGTGCTGCGGCTGTTCGCGACCGGCACGATCCTGGAAAACAACATCGTCCAGACCATCGCGTCGGCCGCCGGCACGCTGTCGGCGATCATCTTCGTGCTGCCGGGCCTGGTCATCATCGGCTGGTGGCAGGGCTTCCCCTATTGGCTGTCGGCCTGCACCATCGCGCTGGGCGGCATATTGGGCGTCATGTATTCGGTGCCGCTGCGCCGGGCGCTCGTTACCGGGTCGGATCTTCCCTATCCCGAGGGTGTCGCCGCCGCCGAAGTGCTCAAGGTCGGCGCCGGTTCGCGCGAGGGCCTGGAAGAGAATAAGCGCGGCCTGGCTGCCATCGTCATGAGTTCGATCGCCGCCGCCGGCTTCTCGATCATCGCCAAGACCAAGATCCTGGCCGAGGAAGCCGCCACCTTCTTCAAGCTCGGCGCGGGTGCCAGCTCGGTCTCGACCAGCTTCTCGATGGCGCTGATCGGCGTCGGCCATCTCGTCGGCATCTCTGTCGGCGCCGCCATGTTCGTCGGCCTGCTGATCAGCTGGGTCGGCATCGTCCCCTATCTCACCAGCCCGCTGCCCGCCGGCGCGGACCTGGCCGACCTGGTCGGCACCACCTTCCGCATGAAGGCCCGCTTCATCGGCGCCGGCACGATCGGCATCGCCGCGATCTGGACCCTGCTCAAGATCCTCGGCCCGATCATCAGCGGCATCCGCTCCGCCCTCAACGCCGCCAAGGTCCGCAAGTCGGGCGACGCCGGCACGCTGGACATCACCGAGCGCGACCTGCCGATCGGCATCGTCTTCGGCACCATCCTCGCCTCGCTTGTGCCGATCGCGGTGCTGCTGTGGATCTTTGCCCAGGGCGGGCCGATCGCCGCCAATCCGGTGCCGATCATCGGCCTGACGCTGGCCTATATCCTGGTCGCCGGCATCGTCATCGCCTCGGTCTGCGGCTATATGGCGGGCCTTATCGGCGCGTCGAACAGCCCGATCTCGGGCGTCGGCATCCTCGCCGTGCTGGGTGCCTCGCTGATCCTCGCCGCCATCTATGGTTCGGGCCACCCCGAACAGAGCCAGGCGCTGATCGCCTATGCCCTGTTCACCACCGCGATCGTGTTCGGCGTCGCCACCATTTCCAACGATAACCTCCAGGACCTCAAGACCGGCCAGCTGGTCGGCGCGACGCCGTGGAAGCAGCAGATCGCGCTGGTGCTGGGCGTGCTGTTCGGCGCGCTGGTAATCCCGCCGGTCCTCGACCTGCTGAACAGCGCCTTCGGCTTTGCCGGCGCGCCCGGTGCCAAGGCGACCGCCCTGCCCGCGCCGCAGGCCGCGCTCATTTCCGCGCTCGCCAAGGGTGTGCTGGGCGGTGATCTCGACTGGGGCCTGATCGGCTTCGGCGCCGGCATCGGCGTGGTCGTGGTCGCGCTGGACGAGCTGCTCGGCAAGACCGGCAAGATGCGCCTGCCCCCGCTCGCGGTCGGCATGGGCATTTATCTGCCGATGGCGCTGACTCTGCTGATCCCGGTCGGTGCGGTCATCGGCCATTTCTACAATCGCTGGTCGCTGCGCCAGGCGAACCCGGAATTTGCCGAGCGCATGGGCGTGCTGATGGCGACCGGCTTCATCGTCGGCGAAAGCCTGTTCGGCGTCGCCTTTGCCGGCATCGTCGCCTCGACCGACAGCGACGCGCCGCTGGCGCTGGTGGCGGAGAGCCACTGGACGGTGCCGCTGTCGGTGCTGGTCTTCGCCGGTGTGATCGCGGCCCTTTATGCGCGCCTGCGCCATTGGGCGACCGCGCCACTGTAA
- a CDS encoding TonB-dependent receptor, giving the protein MNRLVRGVSRAAIVVALATPVAAFAGTISGTVSDGTGTRALQSTQLRIVENGRIAEAGRDGSYRFPDVAPGTYTIEARYTGADPVRTTVVVPATGDVDADIRIGSNVDASIIVVGQVANQASALSRQRAADGVESVLTRDAIGQFPDQNVAESLRRLPGVNIMNDQGEGRFVSVRGLDPELNAASVNGARLPAPESDVRSVALDVVPSELIESIEVKKSLTPDMDADTIGASIEINTTSAFDRKKDLYSVKLEGSYNDYADAVTPKGSVDFATRLSDNFGISGGFSYYKRKFETDNIEAADWTTSDDGIAYAETLEYRDYDVQRKRIGGTLNLDWKPSDTTKLYARGIYNQFEDHEYRRRLTFVLDEQPASGDADSANFTDEDGRIEVRRDLKDRFERQRIKSLVLGGTTETGPWKLTYSGSWSESTEKEKGSIDPIRWRARFDGDGVDVGFNYSDPRVPTFNVTSGADLFNDPSEYGFNRVEQTALSDSRDREYALKGDVSRAFATDGGTFTVQAGMKARWRKKSYNFNMNYYGDADLDLADVLGAQTYRLSDLGPLPGKGQATDYFYNNIGEFELDPITSAYESAAQDYSAKEDILATYLLGRWDSEKVRIIGGVRMEQTRNVLRGNVTEYELDDEGEATGVISTPNVFTKHYTDWLPSLTARFEPSQGVVLRAAAYKSLVRPKLSQLAPRFILDEDYAAEFGNPNLKPYRAWNFDASAEWYFSNNGALSAGLFYKSIKDYSAQVRDFDDGVYNGVAYSEASYYVNGDTAKVKGVELSFSQVLNFLPAPLDGFLVNLNYTFTDADGKITSYDGDDNAYTRKIGLPNASRHTFNAVLGYEKGPISLRAAGTYRSKYLDEIGDGPDTDRIVDNHFQLDLSAKYKILPGVRLFADWVNVNNAKYFAYQNFEGSKRLLQYEEYNWTAKFGISASF; this is encoded by the coding sequence ATGAATCGTCTTGTCCGTGGCGTCAGCCGCGCTGCCATTGTCGTTGCCTTAGCCACCCCGGTTGCGGCCTTCGCCGGCACCATCAGCGGCACCGTGTCCGACGGCACCGGCACCCGTGCGCTGCAATCGACCCAACTGCGCATCGTCGAAAACGGCCGTATCGCCGAAGCCGGCCGTGACGGTTCTTACCGCTTCCCCGACGTCGCGCCGGGCACCTACACGATCGAGGCCCGCTACACCGGTGCCGATCCGGTGCGCACCACCGTCGTCGTGCCCGCCACCGGTGACGTCGATGCCGACATTCGCATCGGTTCGAACGTCGACGCATCGATCATCGTCGTCGGCCAGGTCGCCAACCAGGCATCGGCCCTGTCGCGCCAGCGCGCGGCCGATGGCGTCGAAAGCGTGCTGACCCGCGACGCGATCGGCCAATTCCCCGACCAGAATGTCGCCGAATCGCTGCGCCGCCTGCCCGGCGTCAACATCATGAACGACCAGGGCGAAGGCCGCTTCGTCTCGGTCCGCGGCCTCGACCCGGAACTCAACGCCGCATCGGTCAACGGCGCCCGCCTGCCCGCCCCGGAAAGCGACGTTCGCTCGGTCGCGCTGGACGTCGTGCCTTCGGAACTGATCGAATCGATCGAAGTGAAGAAGTCGCTGACCCCGGACATGGACGCCGACACGATCGGCGCCTCGATCGAAATCAACACCACCAGCGCCTTCGACCGCAAGAAGGATCTCTATTCGGTCAAGCTGGAAGGCAGCTATAACGACTATGCCGACGCCGTGACGCCCAAGGGCAGCGTCGACTTCGCCACCCGCCTCAGCGACAATTTCGGCATCTCGGGCGGCTTCAGCTATTATAAGCGCAAGTTCGAGACCGACAATATCGAGGCTGCGGACTGGACCACCAGCGACGACGGCATCGCCTATGCCGAAACCCTGGAATATCGCGACTATGACGTTCAGCGTAAGCGCATTGGCGGCACGCTGAACCTGGACTGGAAGCCGTCCGACACCACCAAGCTTTATGCCCGCGGCATCTATAACCAGTTTGAAGACCATGAATATCGTCGCCGCCTGACCTTCGTCCTGGATGAGCAGCCCGCTTCGGGCGATGCCGACAGCGCCAACTTCACCGACGAGGATGGCCGCATCGAAGTGCGCCGCGACCTCAAGGATCGTTTCGAGCGTCAGCGCATCAAGTCACTGGTACTGGGCGGCACCACCGAAACCGGCCCGTGGAAGCTGACCTATTCGGGCAGCTGGTCGGAATCGACCGAGAAGGAAAAGGGATCGATCGACCCGATCCGCTGGCGCGCCCGGTTCGACGGCGATGGCGTCGATGTCGGCTTCAACTATTCCGATCCGCGCGTGCCGACCTTCAACGTCACCAGCGGCGCCGACCTGTTCAACGACCCGTCGGAATATGGGTTCAACCGCGTCGAGCAGACTGCCCTGTCGGACTCGCGCGACCGCGAATATGCGCTGAAGGGCGATGTATCGCGCGCCTTCGCCACCGACGGCGGCACCTTCACCGTGCAGGCTGGCATGAAGGCCCGCTGGCGCAAGAAGAGCTATAATTTCAACATGAACTATTATGGCGATGCCGACCTGGATCTGGCCGATGTGCTGGGCGCTCAGACCTATCGCCTGTCGGACCTCGGACCGCTGCCAGGCAAGGGCCAGGCGACCGATTATTTCTACAACAATATCGGTGAGTTCGAACTCGACCCGATCACCAGCGCCTATGAATCGGCAGCGCAGGATTACAGCGCGAAGGAAGATATCCTCGCCACCTACCTGCTCGGCCGTTGGGACAGCGAGAAGGTCCGCATCATCGGCGGCGTGCGCATGGAGCAGACCCGCAACGTGCTGCGTGGCAATGTCACCGAATATGAACTGGATGACGAAGGCGAAGCCACTGGCGTGATCTCGACACCCAATGTCTTCACCAAACATTATACCGACTGGCTACCCAGCCTGACCGCCCGGTTCGAGCCGAGCCAGGGCGTGGTGTTGCGCGCTGCTGCCTATAAGAGCCTGGTTCGTCCCAAGCTGTCGCAGCTTGCGCCGCGCTTCATCCTCGACGAGGATTATGCCGCCGAGTTCGGCAATCCGAACCTGAAGCCCTATCGCGCCTGGAACTTCGATGCCTCGGCCGAATGGTATTTCTCGAACAATGGCGCACTGAGCGCGGGCCTCTTCTACAAGTCGATCAAGGACTATAGCGCGCAGGTCCGCGACTTTGACGACGGCGTCTATAATGGCGTCGCCTATAGCGAGGCATCCTATTATGTGAATGGCGACACCGCCAAGGTGAAGGGCGTCGAACTCTCGTTCAGCCAGGTTCTGAACTTCCTGCCGGCGCCGCTCGACGGCTTCCTGGTGAACCTCAACTACACCTTCACCGACGCCGACGGAAAGATCACCAGCTACGACGGGGACGACAACGCCTATACCCGCAAGATCGGCCTGCCCAATGCTTCGCGCCACACCTTCAATGCGGTGCTGGGCTATGAGAAGGGCCCGATCTCGCTGCGCGCCGCCGGCACCTATCGCAGCAAATATCTGGACGAGATCGGCGATGGTCCGGATACCGACCGCATTGTCGACAACCACTTCCAGCTCGATCTGAGCGCGAAGTACAAGATCCTGCCCGGCGTCCGCCTGTTCGCCGACTGGGTCAACGTCAACAACGCCAAATATTTCGCCTATCAGAACTTCGAGGGCAGCAAGCGCCTGCTGCAATATGAGGAATATAACTGGACTGCGAAGTTCGGCATCTCCGCCAGCTTCTGA
- a CDS encoding helix-turn-helix transcriptional regulator yields the protein MSICPDQERNAVFAEEAFIVDAQIFLHTLMEEKGISRADLARAMGVSRARVSQVFSDECKNFTMRLFARAMFALDEAPRLDCDHFATKAKTNLAQEREEAIQAAANVVPIWFDTNDDETDSEICLNANDNRLAGLRRKAA from the coding sequence ATGAGCATCTGCCCCGATCAGGAACGGAACGCCGTCTTCGCTGAAGAAGCGTTCATCGTTGATGCGCAGATTTTTCTCCATACTCTTATGGAAGAAAAAGGGATCTCGCGCGCCGATTTGGCTAGAGCCATGGGAGTTTCGCGAGCACGAGTTTCTCAGGTGTTCAGCGACGAATGCAAGAATTTTACGATGCGCCTGTTTGCGCGAGCGATGTTCGCGTTGGATGAAGCCCCTCGGCTTGATTGCGATCACTTCGCAACGAAAGCCAAAACCAATTTGGCGCAGGAGCGCGAGGAGGCCATCCAGGCCGCAGCAAATGTCGTTCCGATTTGGTTTGACACTAACGACGACGAGACAGATTCCGAAATCTGCTTGAACGCGAACGACAACAGACTGGCCGGTTTGCGGCGGAAGGCTGCCTGA
- a CDS encoding DUF6538 domain-containing protein encodes MTYLRATTDGGFEVRMTVPKTLQSIIGKSNLTRRLGRVSRSEANRRAASVIVRFQSRIEAAREGRLDEDAASPSKPVMISQARRIDPAPAPTKVPFEAIINGYLLERKPAASTIKRWKPVFAHFKRWVGHDDAAKVSADDIVRWKEELLRSGISGRSVREVYLAGLKVVFGWATENRKISANPVTGISVRVAKPARLRERGFTDVEAKTILRAALGGDHGNVSEAHRRARRWVPFLCAYTGARVGEIAQLRGCDFIQREGVWLIHITPEAGSTKSGSARLVPLHADLIGQGVVEMARGYGDAPVFYNRSFGRRGNAANPHHKKVGERLAKWVRDIGVDDPRIQPNHAWRHLFKTLARRAGMDPEIRDALQGHAPRSIGEQYGDWPIDVLASAIEKMPEFCIDRDEPNPTLATRVGQSCY; translated from the coding sequence ATGACATATCTCCGGGCGACCACAGATGGTGGTTTCGAGGTCCGCATGACCGTCCCGAAAACGCTTCAGTCGATCATCGGAAAATCCAATCTCACTCGACGATTGGGACGGGTGTCTCGATCAGAGGCTAATCGTCGGGCCGCTTCGGTGATCGTCAGGTTTCAGTCTCGGATCGAGGCTGCGCGTGAGGGGCGGCTTGACGAAGATGCTGCGTCACCGTCGAAGCCGGTAATGATCTCTCAGGCTCGCCGGATCGATCCAGCGCCAGCGCCCACAAAGGTGCCATTCGAGGCGATCATCAACGGCTATCTGCTCGAACGGAAACCCGCTGCTTCGACGATCAAGCGCTGGAAGCCTGTATTCGCTCATTTCAAGAGATGGGTCGGCCATGACGATGCGGCGAAGGTGTCGGCGGATGATATCGTCCGTTGGAAGGAGGAGCTACTTCGATCCGGTATCTCCGGTCGCAGCGTGCGGGAGGTCTATTTAGCGGGCCTCAAGGTTGTGTTCGGATGGGCAACGGAAAACCGTAAGATATCGGCGAACCCGGTGACCGGCATTTCTGTGCGGGTAGCGAAGCCCGCACGTTTGCGTGAGCGAGGATTCACGGACGTTGAGGCAAAAACGATCCTACGGGCAGCACTCGGCGGAGATCATGGGAATGTCTCTGAAGCCCATCGGCGCGCACGACGTTGGGTTCCGTTCTTATGTGCTTATACAGGGGCGCGCGTGGGCGAAATAGCGCAGCTTCGAGGGTGTGACTTCATACAACGCGAGGGTGTGTGGCTTATTCACATCACGCCAGAGGCGGGATCGACAAAGTCAGGATCAGCGCGATTGGTGCCGTTGCACGCCGATCTGATAGGCCAAGGTGTGGTGGAAATGGCGCGTGGCTATGGGGATGCGCCGGTATTCTATAATCGTTCTTTCGGGAGAAGGGGGAATGCAGCCAATCCGCATCACAAGAAGGTCGGAGAGCGGCTCGCGAAGTGGGTTAGAGATATTGGAGTTGATGATCCGCGTATCCAGCCAAACCATGCGTGGAGACACCTATTCAAGACGTTGGCGCGACGAGCAGGAATGGATCCCGAAATTCGGGACGCGCTTCAGGGGCATGCGCCTAGATCGATTGGCGAACAGTATGGGGATTGGCCCATCGATGTTCTCGCTTCGGCAATTGAAAAAATGCCAGAATTTTGCATCGATCGCGATGAGCCGAATCCAACATTGGCAACGCGGGTGGGGCAATCGTGCTACTAG
- a CDS encoding GDSL-type esterase/lipase family protein produces MRMANISCARAIGTEPHWRAALGLALLLVATGPLQAAPLPTQPPAPDKVAVPNADPTFPFSNEIAAFAKAEAAGPPVADATLFLGSSSIRLWDIKGSFTDIGTVNRGFGGATTPDVLHYYKRLLPKAKPRSIIVYVGENDLAAGATPDKVARDVLTLLRQLRADYPRAHIAYLSLKPSPIRWTLWPQMAAVNMTVSARSKAMKFDYLDVGRPLLATDGLPDASLFRADGLHMNPRGYERWTRLVDAYLDHAVLADAATGRDS; encoded by the coding sequence ATGCGGATGGCAAATATCAGCTGCGCCCGCGCCATCGGCACTGAGCCGCACTGGCGGGCGGCGCTGGGCCTTGCCCTGCTGCTCGTCGCGACCGGGCCGTTGCAGGCTGCCCCGCTGCCGACGCAGCCCCCGGCGCCGGACAAGGTCGCGGTTCCCAACGCCGACCCGACCTTCCCCTTCTCCAACGAGATCGCCGCCTTTGCGAAAGCGGAAGCGGCCGGCCCGCCGGTCGCCGACGCCACGCTGTTCCTGGGCAGTTCCAGCATCCGCCTGTGGGACATCAAGGGCAGCTTCACCGATATCGGCACGGTCAATCGCGGCTTTGGCGGCGCGACCACGCCCGACGTGCTGCATTATTACAAACGGCTGCTGCCCAAGGCCAAACCGCGCTCGATCATCGTCTATGTCGGCGAGAATGACCTCGCCGCCGGCGCCACCCCGGACAAGGTCGCGCGCGACGTGCTGACCCTGCTGCGCCAGCTTCGCGCCGACTATCCCAGGGCGCATATCGCCTATCTCTCGCTCAAGCCCAGCCCGATCCGCTGGACGCTCTGGCCCCAGATGGCGGCGGTCAACATGACCGTTTCGGCACGCAGCAAGGCGATGAAATTCGATTATCTCGATGTTGGCCGCCCGTTGCTCGCTACCGACGGCCTGCCCGATGCGTCGCTGTTCCGTGCCGATGGTTTGCACATGAATCCGCGCGGTTACGAGCGCTGGACCAGGCTGGTCGACGCCTATCTGGACCATGCCGTGCTGGCGGATGCGGCCACCGGCCGCGATTCCTGA
- a CDS encoding recombinase family protein, translating to MGRVLGYARVSTDDGQDVSTQKNRLEELGAVVVFSDVGNGSSLTGRDQLEAVLRLLEPGDVLMTLHPDRLARDTADLLSIAKRVVGKKAVLRIVDPSIEMNGEDLMAEVMLTILGLVGSVEKYFGKARQRRGIEAAKARGVYKGRPATIDPAQVRELRDQGMGATAIAKRLKIGRASVYRALAA from the coding sequence ATGGGACGAGTGCTGGGTTATGCGCGGGTGAGCACGGACGATGGCCAGGATGTCTCGACCCAGAAGAACCGCCTGGAAGAACTCGGCGCCGTCGTGGTCTTCAGCGATGTTGGAAACGGGTCATCGCTAACTGGCAGGGATCAACTTGAAGCCGTCTTGCGCCTGCTCGAACCTGGCGATGTCCTGATGACGCTGCATCCCGATAGGCTTGCCCGCGATACCGCTGACCTCCTGTCGATCGCCAAGCGGGTAGTCGGCAAGAAAGCCGTCCTGCGGATCGTCGATCCCAGCATCGAGATGAACGGTGAAGACCTGATGGCCGAGGTTATGCTCACGATTTTGGGGTTGGTGGGTTCTGTAGAGAAATATTTCGGGAAAGCTCGCCAGCGGCGTGGCATTGAAGCGGCCAAGGCGCGAGGAGTTTATAAAGGCCGACCCGCCACCATCGATCCCGCCCAAGTGCGGGAACTTCGCGACCAGGGCATGGGCGCCACCGCGATCGCCAAACGGCTCAAGATCGGGCGAGCCAGCGTCTACCGTGCCCTGGCAGCGTGA
- the hspQ gene encoding heat shock protein HspQ — protein sequence MKVTIQNIGTGITAPPVVHARFSIGDVLKHRSFGFRGVVFDIDPVFANSEEWYESIPEHARPDKQQPFYHLLAENGENSYVAYVSQQNLVADDSEEPVDHPAITGLFGDYADGKYQLRPRHRH from the coding sequence ATGAAAGTCACGATTCAGAATATCGGTACCGGCATCACCGCCCCGCCGGTCGTCCATGCCCGCTTCAGCATCGGCGATGTCCTCAAGCATCGCAGCTTCGGCTTTCGCGGCGTGGTGTTCGACATCGACCCGGTCTTCGCCAACAGCGAGGAATGGTATGAATCGATCCCCGAACATGCCCGTCCCGACAAGCAGCAGCCCTTCTACCACCTGCTCGCCGAAAATGGCGAGAACAGCTATGTCGCCTATGTCAGCCAGCAGAATCTGGTGGCCGACGACAGCGAGGAGCCGGTCGATCACCCGGCGATCACCGGCCTGTTCGGCGATTATGCGGATGGCAAATATCAGCTGCGCCCGCGCCATCGGCACTGA
- a CDS encoding metallophosphoesterase family protein, translating to MSRLFLTMLLMASAAPLSAQIAASPPVPRSAGTPYAARTLPDRIMLTPAADPSRGMAVAWRTDAAQTASEAQIAISVDGPTLEEKASTVTGPIGTAKDSANGPALYHQIRFDNLTPDTVYAYRLKGSAGWSEWLQFRTAAAEARPFRFLYLGDIQNGILTYASRVIRQAFHANGGIELVAHAGDLAAQRDDLDHDDEWGEFNQAGSYNWSIVPQLPATGNHEYVDVVKPDGSESRTLGPYFPLQFALPDNGVPGLKTTYYVDYQGVRFIVLDGTSAIDLGTMAQQTTWLDATLASSKATWNVVLFHQPVFTCARPQDTSEVKAAWKPVFDKRKVDLVLQGHDHCYSRLTSEAGREASAQARANGAIQGPVYLVSVTGSKMYGLNDRARTQPDKTAEATELYQVVDVDGDRLKFRTYTASGKLYDGFDLEKRADGNHLTDTTEPTIAVRTCTGNIGPDGGKCVARGK from the coding sequence ATGTCCCGACTGTTCCTGACCATGCTGCTGATGGCGAGCGCCGCGCCGCTCTCCGCCCAGATCGCCGCCAGCCCGCCCGTGCCCCGCTCCGCCGGCACACCCTATGCGGCACGCACCCTGCCCGACCGGATCATGCTGACGCCCGCCGCCGATCCGTCGCGCGGCATGGCCGTCGCCTGGCGCACCGACGCCGCCCAGACCGCAAGCGAAGCGCAGATCGCGATTTCGGTCGACGGCCCGACGCTGGAGGAGAAGGCAAGCACCGTGACCGGCCCCATCGGCACGGCCAAGGACAGCGCCAATGGCCCGGCGCTCTACCACCAGATCCGATTCGACAATCTGACGCCCGATACGGTCTATGCCTATCGGCTCAAGGGCAGCGCAGGCTGGAGCGAATGGCTGCAATTCCGCACCGCGGCGGCTGAAGCCAGGCCTTTCCGCTTCCTCTATCTGGGCGACATCCAGAACGGCATCCTCACCTATGCCAGCCGCGTCATCCGCCAGGCCTTCCATGCCAATGGCGGGATCGAACTGGTCGCCCATGCCGGCGATCTCGCCGCCCAGCGCGACGACCTCGACCATGACGACGAATGGGGCGAGTTCAACCAGGCCGGCAGCTATAACTGGTCGATCGTCCCGCAACTGCCCGCGACCGGCAATCATGAATATGTCGATGTGGTGAAACCCGACGGCAGCGAAAGCCGCACGCTCGGCCCCTATTTCCCGCTGCAATTCGCGCTGCCAGACAATGGCGTGCCAGGCCTGAAGACCACCTATTATGTCGATTATCAGGGGGTGCGCTTCATCGTGCTGGACGGCACGTCGGCGATCGACCTTGGCACCATGGCGCAGCAGACGACGTGGCTCGACGCCACCCTGGCGTCCAGCAAGGCGACATGGAATGTCGTGCTGTTCCACCAGCCCGTCTTCACCTGCGCCCGGCCCCAGGACACGTCGGAGGTGAAGGCCGCATGGAAGCCGGTGTTCGACAAGCGCAAGGTAGATCTGGTGCTGCAGGGCCATGACCATTGCTACAGCCGCCTGACCTCCGAAGCCGGGCGCGAGGCATCGGCGCAGGCGCGGGCCAATGGTGCGATCCAGGGGCCGGTCTATCTCGTCTCCGTCACCGGCTCGAAAATGTACGGCCTCAACGATCGCGCTCGCACCCAGCCGGACAAGACCGCCGAAGCGACCGAACTCTATCAGGTCGTGGACGTGGATGGCGATCGGCTCAAGTTCCGCACCTATACCGCGTCGGGCAAGCTCTATGACGGCTTCGATCTGGAGAAGCGGGCGGATGGCAATCATCTGACCGATACGACCGAACCCACCATCGCGGTGCGTACCTGCACGGGCAATATCGGCCCCGACGGCGGCAAGTGCGTCGCGCGCGGCAAGTGA